The DNA region GACGACGGCGACGCTCTTCGCTGTTGAGGGCAGAATGACCGGGCATCCGAGCACCCACCACACAGCCTGGGATCCATCACGAGTCGCCCTCTAACTTTTCTGGGGACCATTGCCAGAGTCAACCCGTGTCTCTGGTCTCTGCCGCAGCAGCTCTGCCGCGTCCAGCCCGAAGGCATCGGCGATTCGGCCGATGTTGTCGATGCCCAGATTGCGCTCGCCCCGCTCAATGCCTCCGATGTAGGTGAAGTGCAGCCCGCTCAGCTCCGCCAAGACCTCCTGGGTCAGTCCACGGGCTTTGCGAAGAGCACGAACATTCTGGGCGAAACGAAGACGCAGGGGATGCGGAGTCACCCCCCCACTCACCCGCAACTTCAGATCTGATTTCCATAGACGATGAGTATTATTTTGAGTAGGTTGTGGGTATGGCCTCCCCCGAGTTCCCCGGCACCCCACCCATTGAAGGCCCTCTCCCCTGGATCACCCTGCAATTGCTCGGCATCATCCACGACCTCGACCACCACCGTGGCTTCCGGGAGGACCCGTCCCCCCCACCCCATCTGGAAGAAGTCCTGCGGGCCTTGCGGGGGTATGGGGAGCAGCTGGCCGCAGGCCAGCCAGGTGGCCAGGGAACAGGCCTGACGAACAAAGAGGCCCGCCAGATCGCCGCCACACACGTGGTCCGTGTCACTGGACTCCAGCCCTACCTGGTCACCCCTGACCGGCTCCGAGCGGAGCTGGGAGACCTGATCGCGACCGCCACCTCAGCGCCGTCCCAGGCGCTGATCCAGCTCCACACCCTGACGTACCTGCTGTCGACCCTGACCAGTGAGCCCATGGAGCTCAAGGCGGACCTGAGCCGTGTTCGTCCCCTCTCGGTCGCCCAGCAGTTGGTCTACCGGGCTTACCGGGTGGCCCTGGTCGCCCGTTCGGAGCAGCAATCGTCGTACCGGGAGGTCGTGGCGGCGGCGCATGCGGACGTGGACTTGCCGTACCACCTGGAGGAACTCGCCGAAGGGCATGGGGGGGCACCAGGCCTACAACTTGGAAGTTCCAACCCATGGATGAGGCGGCCGACGTCGCAGAGGGAACGGGAGCAACTCATGACGGTGGTCGAGGCGATGTGTCGTGTGCCCCAGCCCACGGAGCGACAGCGGGGAGCGCTCGCATATGCGGCCGCGCAGCTGGTCAGACGGTGGCGGCACGAGCAGGACGTCGATGCGGTGATCGCCGCGGCCAACTTGCGCGTCCTGCTGGAGCGTCAGGGAATCCAGTGAGGAGGCTGACGCCATGATGGAACTCCCTTTCCCTCTTGAGCTCTACCCTGGAAGAAGGAGGCTGCTATGAAAGGTGTGGGCATTCATGTGATTCCGGATCATGGCATCGACCCCATTGCCATTAGCAACCAGGAGATCATCACCATCGAGGACATCCGCAGGGCAGCCTGGGCCGTCAACGGCACCGAGGCAGGCGTCCACTACTTCATGACCCATCGTCACGCCGTTTTCGGGGACAGGACCGTGGCCGAAGCGGTCGAGGCTGGTAAAGCACGGGTCGTCCTGGGAGCCATTCTCAACGCCGCAGGCATTTGAGTCCACACCATGGATATGACCTGCCAGATCTCCGGCAACCGACTGACCCTCCACCTGCCTGCCGATATGCGCGAGGCTCTTGGATTCCAGGACGGCTCCACTGTCACCGTCCACCTCGTTGATGGAGCCCTCGTGGTCTGGCCTCAGACATTGACTGAACGCACCTTGAACGAACTGCCAGCAGACGTGCCTCCCGAAGCTCCCGGTGGTGACCTCGGCCGGAACTGGGATGCGGAGGACGAGGTGCCCTCTCCTCCCGACCACGGTCTGCTGACGCAGATCACGGGTCTGGATTGGACACAACTTCAGGCTGTGGTACATCAGGGGGCAGACACACCACCGACAATCAGCCCGCAACCGATCGCCACGAACCTCGCGGCCCTGCGTGGCACGCCCTGCCGGACCGCTCCTCACCGGACGCCTGGGTGCATGTCATAGACCTCGAACACCTGGGACGCCTCCTGCTCCAGCAGGGCTACACGCTCCCCCCTTCAGACCCTTTTTGATCGCCTCTTCGCCGCACCGTTCACGCAGCCCAGGTCCGCGAACCCCACGCGGAAGGCCGCTTGGTAAGGCGGTCTTCCCCCCTTCCGGTGGTGTGCCGACGCTTGGGTGGCCTGCCTGAACCTGCCCTACCACCCAGCACGAAAGCACCTGCTTCTGGGGTGTTTCATCCACGCATCCCCCAGACACGGAACGCCAAAGAGGAGCCGGGAAGGACTGGCTTTTTCGGGGTCCCCCGCAAGGAGAACCCAGCACGGCACAGCGACTCGGCAACTCTCACCGCACACACGGCAGCCACCCATGACGGTCCTGCGAGATGCCTTGGCGTCCCTGGAAAGGACCTCGCCCGAAGCCATCATGTCCCCGAAGTTCAGGCGCCGTTGGCCCGTTCAGGGATGCTCCAGCCTGCTGCGGTGCGCAGGACCGAGCGAGTTCATGGACAGTCCTCGTGCCGCTCGACCAGGCATCACCACGCGGGGAAAACGGCGACCAATCACGCCTTCAGTAGTGGCGCAGACGTCTCGACCGTACCCCCTGTCTGGACTCTCCCGAGGTCACGTCAAGCCTCTGAACCCAAGTGCAATACACGCGAGTGCGGGTGCCCGGCATCACCCGGAACACCCGCACCCGTGCCCCCACTTACTCCAGTGGACTGAGGGCTTTGTCCAGCGTTTCCTGCAACCGATCCAGCTTGGACTGCACCTCAAGGTTGGAGGTCTCTTGCGCTTCCGCCCGCTTCGTCAGCTCCTCCAACTGCGATTCCAGGGTGCCCACATACGTCCGCAGATCGGTCAGTTGCTCAGTCATCGCCATCCAATCTGCTCGCGTGATCGACCAACCAGAAGGGCTTTCCTGGTCGCTTGCGAGTTGACGAAAGGCATCCGCGTAACTGATCCGACGTTCGTCGGCGAGTTGCATGCCCTGGAGAATCAGGTCGCGCTGCTGCTCCGTGAGACGCATCTCCAGGAAGTTACGGCGCTTGTAGTACTGCGCCTGGTCGCCCGTGATGAGGAGGTACTGCCGCACGATTTCCTGCATGTTGCGGCGGCTCTTGCCCGTCACTTCCATTAATACGTCGAGGGTCAGTGGCGGTAAATCCTGGGTCATGGTCGGGCTCCTTGGACGGACGAATTGAGCAGGAAGGTGACGTTGAGTGGTGGGATTCGGTGGTGGCGTGAGTGGGCAGATGTGGCGACGTTCAGATGCGGGGGAGTTGCAGTTTCTACCCTGAAGAGAGATTGACGACCTTCAGCATACTGCGTACCTTCGTCCGTTCGCAGGCATTGAGTGATCTTGTTACGATCTTACTTCGTCATGTCTAAAGCTTACTTCGTCAGTTATTCGATCTTGCCCCACGCTTCTCATCTGACTGCGTTCCCCTCACTACTGTTTCACTCAGCTTCTCATGTGCCGGGAGGTCGGGCGGCTCGACCCTCAAAAAGGGCGTTACATGGAATTACATAAACAAAACGTTCTACGTCATGTAACCCGCCCCCCAACGTCCCCTCCACCCCCGCCCAGCGCCCGCCAACCCCTTACATCGCCCCCAAATTCAGTTCTGGAATCCAAACCGCTTCAAAAGATAAACCAGATGCACTCATCTGCTCTCATCCACCCAACCCGGAATGCCCCTGGCCGCAAGCGGCAGCCCGCCCCGCATGAGCAAGCACTTCTTCCGCACCGAGATCGACGGTCAGAAGCCTCTCGTCGACGCCGGATGGGACCGCCCCCTCGGGCACCACTACCTCAACATCGAACGCGAAGACGCCTCCGAAGAAGACGCCCTCCTCTACTCCAGCCTCACTGACCGAGCCCTCTACAACCCCGAACGTGGCCGCCTGATGGCCGGACTCACCGTGGAAGAACTCGCCGCCAAACTCACCGAGCACGGCATCACGCCCCCCGACGGCTTCCTGACGGCCCTCGAAGAAGACGCCCGCAAGAACGTCGGCAACGCCATCCGGAACTAGTAAGAAGCCCCGCATGATCCCCCCACCCCAACCCTCCTACCGCCCCCTCCCGACCGGCGCCCGCGTTCTCCTCCACCTCGTCAGCCTGCTGCTCGCCCTCCTCCACGTAGCCCTGGCGACCGCGCTCACCCTCGCGCTTCACCGCTTCGCCCCCCGCCTCGACCCCAAACTTCGCCTCCACCTCTCCCCCTTTCTGGTCGCCTCCACCCTCGCGCTGTGGGCCTTCCTGATTGGCCCCCTCTTCTAACGTCCCCCCACGCCACTGGTAGGAAGGCCGCGCCGCGGCGGAGTGAACGAGGCCCCTGAAG from Deinococcus terrestris includes:
- a CDS encoding helix-turn-helix domain-containing protein yields the protein MTPHPLRLRFAQNVRALRKARGLTQEVLAELSGLHFTYIGGIERGERNLGIDNIGRIADAFGLDAAELLRQRPETRVDSGNGPQKS
- a CDS encoding AbrB/MazE/SpoVT family DNA-binding domain-containing protein; this encodes MDMTCQISGNRLTLHLPADMREALGFQDGSTVTVHLVDGALVVWPQTLTERTLNELPADVPPEAPGGDLGRNWDAEDEVPSPPDHGLLTQITGLDWTQLQAVVHQGADTPPTISPQPIATNLAALRGTPCRTAPHRTPGCMS